In Streptantibioticus cattleyicolor NRRL 8057 = DSM 46488, a genomic segment contains:
- a CDS encoding type I polyketide synthase: MTEQETVRDDIAVVGMACRYPGGVRTPEDLWRLVREGRDAVGDFPADRGWDTDDLYDRAYARQGGFLHDADTFDAAFFGIRPAEAEAMDPQQRVLLEVAWEAIERAGIVPSSLKGSATGVFVGIMANEYGMPLWKWQGETAGYMGTGTSPSVASGRISYLLGLEGPALTIDTACSSSGVAIHTAVRSLRSGETDLALAGGCTVLAGPGMFADFANKQALSPGARCRTFSDAADGTVWAEGAGVLVLEPLAKARRLGRRILGVIKGTAVNQDGASNGLTAPSGRAQVKVIGQALADAGLAPQDIQLVEAHGTATRLGDPIEVNAIHATYGQGEREEPVWLGSFKSNIGHSMAAAGVGGVIKCLTAMRAAEMPRTVHVDGPLNSHVDWSGAVEVLRENRPWPTRAGVRRCAVSSFGVSGTNSHVILESWEEDAEEAGPADAPAGRPAVLKLSAKTPTALRAYAEAVATQLESGTDSVAAVERALLFEREDFDHRAVVSGGGRAELTEALRAFADRPEESTAVHGEARRIRRPVFVFPGQGSQWPGMARALLKESDVFRLRVEECAAAFKPHLDHEIMAVLTGDDRETDLERTDVVQPLLFSVMVGLAALWQSCGVEPAAVVGHSQGEVAAACVAGAITLEDAARIVACRSRFLERVGRGGMVAVAVSEEAATELIAEAGAHLVVAAVNGPSFVVISGDDEPGIQRLLELCDDRGVYARRVPVTYASHSPAMEGLRDGILEGLTGVTATPSAVPMFSTVEAGPLRGDELDAAYWYRNLRGQVRFARTIAETVSHGYDAFIEISPHPVLAGSVEAILRDLSDNAPVNVTLRRDQGTRERVLMAAAEAYVSGHRIDWAAPVLGGSGPRPAEVPTYPFERRRFWLPMTTDTATPAPRPQRPVAPVRDGGHPWITSVVETPDGSVLLSGRLSIRSHPWLLDHRVEDTALLPGTAFMELLLTAGRELGCDAIDEMVLSDPLPLPMDGTAVDIQVSAEAPDDRGARSVTVFSRTAGTGTWLRHAEGVLAPAAPDQAARPGPTAPAGGRALDAAPMYARLRDLGYGYGEAFRGVVSAEHHDGASHSWVVLPEAARVNHSGFTAHPALTDAALHAAVACGLLGDAGPGRVAVPFVFNGVRTGPGTGQVACHAFARRTDEDAISLVLTDEAGALVLGVERMVVRGLDLDRPAEADLDAAGLYETAWQPPTGDPAGDFRLCVVGGDDGPLSAFLRDANRGGISVATLDEAIMIVKGIPGDWQVVLVCPAADGDVADQAHTTAARTLTAIQRWLGEDDLADHALLTFVTHDAIAVPGDHEFTLGDSVLWGMVRSAQTEHPGHFRVLDVDTPALREATAVLAALGRAEPQLAVRGDRVLCPRLAPHTPAGADPVDLGDGAVVITGGTGTLGREVARHLVTHRGVRALALLSRSGENAHGMAGFRAELEGLGAFVQVVRADTAEAEEVRAALAQVRRHHRIVGVVHAAGVLDDSLVTTMTAEQLHGVLRSKVDSVLHLDAATRDDEVRLFLLFSSVYGVLGGPGQANYAAANTFLDHFAAWRRAQGRPAHAVAWGLWAEATGMTGHLDEGDLLRLRRNGVAPFSVAEGLALFDAALSSGAAALVAGRLALPEPGTAHAMEGPFLLTGLAALRARQAGEPHTRERERTEPVTRAGRAPAEAAGGPGVLALLNSPRSSADQRLAALLGLVKECVAALMGVDAARVAPQKSFYEMGFDSLTSMELRTRLGRVLDTRLPATVVFDHPTPEGLAQHLAETFGPRATDEPEATGTGQDTGRAATARTGAPATDGPDREASGPRRPDSAPFPLTKLQEAYLAGRAGDFELGDVPTVLYIEVDVTDCDVPAAERALRRLVARHPMLRAVFDPAGTQRILGDVPDYRIAVEDLARLTPDERGQRLSAVHAELRTHTFDTGQWPLFLVRATRLSDTVTRLHVAIDVLISDGGSSTLLFNEWATLYRDPRAELPFTGASFDTYVRAVRAYSESDAVEPSRAYWQERAASLPAAPELPLSVPLSDVRAPVFGNRSVTVDAPRWERFKRNAARAGVTPSSAILAAYCQVLARWSKTPDFTVNVLVSQRNGFTEDDMSQVVGNFSATTLLEAHIDPAAPFKDTAAALQRQLMRDMEHAAYTGLDVLRDLARLDGAAGRARMPVVFNSTLGTRHPDTTTAGPVGALCRLGTSGTPVWSGVRTPQVILDHQAFEEDGCLVLNWDVVEEVFQEGVVDAMFAAYEGLIRELCA; the protein is encoded by the coding sequence CACTGCGCAGCGGCGAGACGGACCTCGCCCTGGCCGGCGGCTGCACCGTGCTGGCCGGACCCGGCATGTTCGCCGACTTCGCCAACAAGCAGGCGCTCTCACCGGGTGCCCGCTGCCGCACCTTCTCCGACGCGGCCGACGGCACCGTCTGGGCCGAGGGCGCGGGTGTCCTCGTCCTCGAACCGTTGGCGAAGGCCCGGCGCCTCGGCCGACGCATCCTCGGCGTGATCAAGGGCACCGCGGTCAACCAGGACGGCGCCAGCAACGGCCTGACCGCGCCCAGCGGACGCGCCCAGGTCAAGGTGATCGGGCAGGCGCTCGCCGACGCGGGCCTGGCCCCGCAGGACATCCAGCTGGTGGAGGCGCACGGCACCGCCACCCGGCTCGGCGACCCGATCGAGGTCAACGCCATCCACGCCACCTACGGGCAGGGCGAGCGCGAAGAACCCGTCTGGCTCGGCTCGTTCAAGTCCAACATCGGCCACTCCATGGCCGCGGCCGGTGTCGGCGGCGTCATCAAGTGCCTCACCGCGATGCGCGCCGCCGAGATGCCCCGCACGGTGCACGTCGACGGCCCGCTCAACTCCCACGTCGACTGGTCCGGCGCGGTGGAGGTGCTGCGCGAGAACCGCCCGTGGCCCACCCGCGCCGGCGTACGCCGCTGCGCCGTGTCGTCGTTCGGCGTCAGCGGGACCAACTCCCACGTCATCCTGGAGAGCTGGGAGGAGGACGCCGAGGAGGCCGGGCCCGCCGACGCCCCGGCCGGGCGCCCCGCCGTACTCAAGCTCTCCGCCAAGACCCCGACCGCGCTGCGCGCCTACGCCGAGGCCGTCGCCACCCAGCTGGAATCGGGTACCGACAGCGTGGCCGCCGTCGAACGGGCTCTGCTGTTCGAACGCGAGGACTTCGACCACCGGGCCGTGGTGTCCGGCGGCGGACGGGCCGAACTGACCGAAGCGCTACGGGCGTTCGCGGACCGGCCGGAGGAGTCCACGGCCGTGCACGGCGAGGCCCGGCGCATCCGCCGGCCCGTCTTCGTATTCCCCGGCCAGGGCTCGCAGTGGCCGGGGATGGCGCGTGCCCTGCTGAAGGAGTCGGACGTCTTCCGGCTGCGGGTCGAGGAGTGCGCCGCCGCCTTCAAACCACACCTCGACCACGAGATCATGGCCGTCCTCACCGGGGACGACCGCGAGACGGATCTGGAGCGCACGGACGTCGTCCAGCCGCTGCTGTTCTCGGTGATGGTCGGGCTGGCGGCGCTGTGGCAGTCCTGCGGAGTCGAGCCGGCCGCGGTGGTCGGCCACTCCCAGGGCGAGGTCGCCGCGGCCTGCGTGGCCGGCGCGATCACCCTGGAGGACGCCGCCAGGATCGTCGCCTGCCGCAGCCGGTTCCTGGAACGGGTGGGGCGCGGCGGCATGGTCGCCGTGGCGGTCTCCGAGGAAGCGGCCACGGAACTGATCGCCGAGGCCGGCGCACACCTCGTCGTCGCGGCCGTCAACGGCCCCTCCTTCGTGGTCATCTCCGGCGACGACGAACCCGGCATCCAACGCCTGCTGGAGCTGTGCGACGACCGCGGCGTCTACGCCCGCCGGGTCCCCGTCACCTACGCCTCGCACTCCCCGGCCATGGAGGGACTGCGGGACGGCATCCTCGAAGGTCTGACCGGCGTCACGGCCACCCCCTCGGCCGTGCCGATGTTCTCCACGGTCGAAGCCGGACCGCTGCGCGGCGACGAACTCGACGCCGCCTACTGGTACCGCAACCTGCGGGGCCAGGTGCGGTTCGCGCGGACCATCGCCGAGACGGTCTCGCACGGGTACGACGCCTTCATCGAGATCAGCCCGCATCCCGTGCTGGCCGGCTCCGTCGAGGCGATCCTGCGCGACCTCAGTGACAACGCCCCGGTCAACGTGACCCTGCGACGGGACCAGGGCACGCGTGAGCGGGTCCTCATGGCGGCGGCGGAGGCGTACGTCAGCGGCCACCGGATCGACTGGGCGGCCCCGGTTCTCGGCGGGTCCGGGCCACGCCCGGCCGAGGTGCCGACCTACCCCTTCGAACGGCGGCGCTTCTGGCTGCCCATGACGACGGACACCGCCACCCCCGCACCGCGCCCCCAGCGGCCCGTCGCCCCCGTCCGCGACGGCGGCCACCCCTGGATCACCTCCGTCGTCGAGACACCCGACGGATCCGTGCTGCTCAGCGGCCGGCTCTCGATACGCAGCCACCCCTGGCTCCTGGACCACCGGGTGGAGGACACCGCGCTGCTGCCCGGAACCGCCTTCATGGAACTGCTGCTCACGGCCGGACGCGAACTGGGCTGCGACGCCATCGACGAAATGGTGCTCAGCGATCCGCTGCCGCTCCCGATGGACGGCACCGCCGTCGACATCCAGGTGTCCGCCGAAGCACCCGACGACCGGGGCGCCCGTTCCGTCACCGTCTTCAGCCGCACCGCCGGAACCGGCACCTGGCTCCGGCACGCCGAGGGCGTACTGGCACCCGCGGCGCCCGACCAGGCGGCCCGCCCCGGACCCACCGCGCCGGCCGGCGGCCGGGCGCTGGACGCCGCGCCGATGTACGCCCGCCTGCGCGACCTCGGCTACGGCTACGGCGAGGCGTTCCGCGGCGTGGTCTCCGCCGAGCACCACGACGGGGCGAGCCACTCATGGGTGGTCCTTCCGGAGGCGGCCCGCGTCAACCACAGCGGCTTCACCGCTCACCCCGCGCTGACCGACGCCGCGCTGCACGCCGCCGTCGCCTGCGGACTGCTCGGCGACGCCGGTCCGGGCCGCGTCGCGGTGCCCTTCGTCTTCAACGGCGTCCGGACGGGCCCCGGCACCGGCCAGGTGGCCTGCCACGCCTTCGCCCGGCGCACCGACGAGGACGCCATCTCCCTCGTTCTCACCGACGAGGCCGGCGCCCTCGTCCTCGGCGTGGAGCGCATGGTGGTCCGCGGACTGGACCTGGACCGGCCGGCCGAGGCGGACCTCGACGCGGCCGGGCTGTACGAGACCGCCTGGCAGCCGCCCACCGGCGACCCGGCCGGAGACTTCCGGCTCTGCGTGGTCGGCGGGGACGACGGGCCGCTGTCGGCGTTCCTGCGCGACGCCAACCGGGGCGGCATCTCGGTGGCCACCCTCGACGAAGCCATCATGATCGTCAAGGGCATCCCGGGGGACTGGCAGGTCGTCCTCGTCTGCCCGGCCGCCGACGGTGACGTGGCCGACCAGGCCCACACCACGGCGGCGCGCACGCTCACCGCGATACAGCGGTGGCTCGGCGAGGACGACCTCGCCGACCACGCACTGCTCACGTTCGTCACCCACGACGCGATCGCCGTCCCCGGCGACCACGAGTTCACCCTCGGCGACAGCGTGCTGTGGGGCATGGTGCGTTCGGCGCAGACCGAACACCCCGGCCACTTCCGCGTCCTCGACGTCGACACCCCGGCGCTGCGCGAGGCCACCGCGGTCCTCGCCGCCCTCGGCCGCGCCGAGCCCCAACTCGCCGTCCGCGGCGACCGCGTACTGTGCCCGCGGCTCGCGCCGCACACCCCGGCCGGCGCGGACCCCGTGGACCTGGGCGACGGCGCGGTCGTCATCACCGGCGGCACCGGCACCCTCGGCCGCGAGGTCGCCCGCCACCTGGTGACCCACCGGGGCGTACGGGCACTCGCCCTGCTCAGCAGAAGCGGTGAGAACGCCCACGGCATGGCCGGATTCCGCGCCGAACTCGAAGGGCTCGGCGCCTTCGTCCAGGTCGTCCGCGCCGACACCGCCGAGGCCGAGGAAGTGCGCGCCGCGCTCGCCCAGGTACGCCGGCACCACCGGATCGTCGGCGTGGTGCACGCCGCCGGGGTGCTCGACGACTCCCTCGTCACCACCATGACGGCGGAGCAACTGCACGGCGTGCTGCGGAGCAAGGTCGACTCCGTCCTCCACCTCGACGCGGCCACGCGCGACGACGAGGTGCGCCTCTTCCTGCTGTTCTCCTCGGTCTACGGTGTCCTCGGCGGCCCCGGACAGGCCAACTACGCCGCCGCCAACACCTTCCTGGACCACTTCGCCGCGTGGCGGCGCGCCCAGGGCAGGCCGGCTCACGCGGTCGCCTGGGGACTGTGGGCCGAGGCCACCGGGATGACCGGTCACCTCGACGAGGGCGACCTGCTCAGACTGCGCCGCAACGGTGTGGCCCCGTTCTCGGTGGCCGAAGGCCTGGCGCTCTTCGACGCCGCGCTCTCCAGCGGGGCCGCGGCCCTGGTCGCCGGACGGCTGGCGCTGCCGGAACCGGGGACGGCGCACGCCATGGAAGGACCGTTCCTGCTGACCGGACTGGCCGCGCTGCGCGCCCGGCAGGCCGGTGAGCCGCACACCCGCGAACGCGAGCGCACCGAGCCCGTCACGCGGGCCGGACGGGCACCGGCCGAGGCGGCGGGCGGCCCGGGCGTCCTCGCGCTGCTGAACTCGCCGCGATCCTCCGCCGATCAGCGCCTCGCCGCCCTGCTGGGCCTGGTCAAGGAGTGCGTCGCCGCGCTCATGGGCGTCGACGCGGCCCGGGTCGCCCCCCAGAAGTCGTTCTACGAGATGGGCTTCGACTCCCTGACCTCCATGGAGCTGAGGACACGCCTCGGCCGCGTCCTCGACACCCGCCTGCCGGCGACCGTGGTCTTCGACCACCCGACCCCCGAAGGACTCGCTCAGCACCTCGCCGAGACGTTCGGGCCGCGCGCCACCGACGAACCCGAGGCCACCGGCACCGGCCAGGACACCGGCCGCGCGGCCACCGCGCGGACCGGCGCCCCCGCCACCGACGGCCCCGACCGCGAGGCGAGCGGGCCCCGGCGCCCCGACTCCGCCCCCTTCCCGCTCACCAAGCTCCAGGAGGCATACCTGGCCGGCCGCGCGGGCGACTTCGAACTCGGCGACGTCCCCACGGTCCTGTACATCGAGGTCGACGTCACCGACTGCGACGTCCCGGCGGCCGAGCGGGCCCTGCGCCGGCTCGTGGCACGCCACCCGATGCTCCGCGCGGTCTTCGACCCCGCCGGAACCCAGCGGATCCTGGGCGACGTCCCGGACTACCGCATCGCCGTCGAGGACCTCGCACGCCTCACGCCGGACGAACGCGGACAGCGGCTGTCCGCCGTCCACGCCGAGCTGAGGACCCACACCTTCGACACCGGTCAGTGGCCCCTGTTCCTGGTGCGCGCCACCCGCCTCAGCGACACCGTCACCCGGCTCCACGTCGCCATCGACGTCCTGATATCCGACGGCGGCAGCAGCACCCTGCTGTTCAACGAATGGGCCACCCTCTACCGCGACCCGCGAGCCGAACTCCCGTTCACGGGCGCCTCGTTCGACACCTACGTACGCGCGGTGCGCGCCTACTCCGAATCCGACGCCGTCGAACCGAGCCGGGCCTACTGGCAAGAGCGCGCCGCGTCCCTCCCGGCCGCCCCGGAACTTCCGCTGTCCGTCCCGCTGAGCGACGTCCGGGCACCCGTCTTCGGCAACCGCTCCGTCACGGTCGACGCCCCGCGGTGGGAACGGTTCAAGCGCAACGCCGCCCGCGCCGGGGTGACGCCCTCCAGCGCCATCCTCGCCGCCTACTGCCAGGTCCTGGCCCGGTGGTCGAAGACCCCCGACTTCACCGTCAACGTACTGGTCTCCCAGCGCAACGGTTTCACCGAGGACGACATGTCCCAGGTGGTGGGGAACTTCTCCGCCACCACCCTCCTGGAGGCGCACATCGACCCGGCCGCGCCCTTCAAGGACACCGCCGCGGCCCTCCAGCGGCAGTTGATGCGCGACATGGAGCATGCCGCGTACACCGGGCTGGACGTCCTGCGCGACCTGGCCCGGCTGGACGGTGCCGCCGGGCGGGCCCGCATGCCCGTGGTCTTCAACAGCACACTGGGCACGCGGCACCCGGACACCACGACGGCGGGACCCGTCGGCGCCCTGTGCCGGCTCGGCACGTCGGGCACACCCGTGTGGAGCGGCGTCCGCACCCCCCAGGTGATCCTCGACCACCAGGCGTTCGAGGAGGACGGCTGCCTGGTCCTCAACTGGGACGTCGTCGAGGAAGTCTTCCAAGAAGGTGTCGTGGACGCCATGTTCGCCGCGTACGAAGGACTGATCCGTGAACTTTGCGCCTGA
- a CDS encoding amino acid adenylation domain-containing protein, with protein sequence MNFAPESAWTTPAWSVSPVSEDTAPREPEPHVFPEDALLHRDFIAHAAAHPEAVAVICEARSLTYGELDAESARTARHLADHGAGPETLVAVVMEKGWEQVVACLAVLRSGAAYVPVDPRWPAQRIRAVIESAGIRHALTQPWLRQGVPWPDGVAVREVEPPAADAAPQAAPEVDLTPGNLAYVIYTSGSTGVPKGVMIEHGPALNTVLDVNEELALDARDRILALSALHFDLSVYDIFGPLSAGGAVVVPSPGEEREPGAWLRLMTESGVTVWNSVPALMAMLCEHTSAQPSPSLPPLRAVLMSGDWIPVTLPADIRALFPDARQWSLGGATEASIWSIWHRIAPEDGRLPSIPYGLPMRHQHVFVADRALRPRPCWVPGEICITGAGVARGYLGDAERTARSFVTDPVTGGRLYRTGDWGRLLPGGDIEFLGREDMQVKVGGHRIELGEVESALLACPGVRAAVAAVHGDRGRVRLVAHVLLEPGETRTDPQLRALLEDRVPRYMVPAVVSVRDAFPLTANGKVDRAALAALPDEPSADAAAEAPADAEEKLLLDIWGEFFDVPGLSVTDDFFQLGGDSLLAVRLVSVLRRELDVEVPVSALFAHPTIRSLAARLRRSTAAGERGDRPAVVPIRIEGTAVPLILAHPVGGDVLCYAELGRRLGDDQPVYALQSPDPRGDAPSFQELVAGYARAITEEVPGRHYRLGGWSMGGLLAIELARQLRSLGRTVDRVVAIDVTETPHDLEQAVVSDDHLLAWLGRDLAGLTGQPWPDTDTPPSPTSGTADGGFPSLTDLFTTLTARGILPADIDLPAFEAIYQRFASNARALAGYRPQPYPGVVHFVQAASGGGAATAEGWRSVCHGGLTTTVVPGDHYTVLGPDHLDAVVSELRTQLTRTPDTYGG encoded by the coding sequence GTGAACTTTGCGCCTGAGTCCGCATGGACCACCCCGGCCTGGTCGGTGTCCCCGGTCAGCGAGGACACCGCCCCGCGGGAGCCGGAACCACACGTCTTTCCCGAAGACGCCCTGCTCCACCGGGACTTCATCGCCCACGCCGCGGCACACCCCGAGGCCGTCGCGGTCATCTGCGAGGCCCGCTCGCTGACCTACGGCGAACTGGACGCGGAGTCGGCGCGCACAGCCCGGCACCTGGCCGACCACGGCGCCGGACCGGAGACCCTGGTCGCCGTCGTCATGGAGAAGGGCTGGGAGCAGGTCGTCGCCTGCCTCGCCGTGCTGCGCAGCGGGGCCGCCTACGTACCCGTCGACCCGCGGTGGCCCGCCCAACGCATCCGCGCCGTCATCGAATCCGCCGGCATCCGCCACGCGCTGACCCAGCCATGGCTGCGCCAAGGTGTGCCGTGGCCCGACGGCGTCGCGGTACGGGAGGTCGAACCGCCCGCCGCCGACGCCGCACCACAGGCCGCGCCCGAGGTCGACCTGACGCCGGGGAACCTCGCGTACGTCATCTACACCTCCGGGTCCACCGGCGTCCCCAAGGGCGTGATGATCGAGCACGGCCCGGCCCTCAACACCGTGCTGGACGTCAACGAGGAACTCGCGCTCGACGCCCGGGACCGGATACTCGCGCTCTCCGCGCTCCACTTCGACCTGTCGGTGTACGACATCTTCGGCCCCCTGTCGGCCGGCGGGGCCGTGGTCGTCCCGTCGCCGGGGGAGGAGCGGGAACCCGGCGCGTGGCTGCGGCTGATGACGGAGAGCGGGGTCACGGTCTGGAACAGCGTGCCCGCTTTGATGGCGATGCTCTGCGAGCACACGTCGGCCCAACCCTCGCCGTCGCTGCCGCCACTGCGAGCCGTGCTGATGAGCGGTGACTGGATCCCGGTGACCCTGCCCGCCGACATCCGCGCGCTCTTCCCCGACGCGCGGCAGTGGAGCCTGGGCGGCGCCACGGAGGCGTCCATCTGGTCCATCTGGCACCGCATCGCCCCCGAGGACGGACGGCTCCCCTCGATCCCGTACGGGCTGCCCATGCGCCACCAGCACGTCTTCGTCGCCGACCGGGCCCTGCGGCCACGGCCCTGCTGGGTGCCCGGCGAGATCTGCATCACCGGCGCCGGCGTGGCCCGCGGATACCTCGGGGACGCGGAACGCACCGCCAGGAGCTTCGTCACCGACCCCGTCACCGGTGGCCGCCTGTACCGCACCGGCGACTGGGGCCGCCTGCTGCCAGGCGGCGACATCGAATTCCTCGGCCGGGAAGACATGCAGGTCAAGGTCGGCGGCCACCGCATCGAGCTGGGCGAGGTGGAGTCGGCGCTGCTCGCGTGCCCCGGCGTCCGCGCCGCCGTGGCCGCGGTGCACGGCGACCGGGGCCGCGTGCGGCTGGTCGCCCACGTCCTGCTCGAACCGGGCGAGACCCGTACGGATCCGCAACTGCGAGCCCTGCTGGAGGACCGGGTGCCGCGCTACATGGTCCCGGCCGTCGTCTCGGTCCGCGACGCGTTCCCGCTGACGGCCAACGGGAAGGTGGACCGCGCGGCCCTGGCGGCCCTCCCGGACGAGCCGTCCGCCGACGCCGCCGCGGAGGCGCCCGCGGACGCGGAGGAGAAGCTGCTGCTCGACATCTGGGGCGAGTTCTTCGACGTCCCCGGACTGTCGGTGACCGACGACTTCTTCCAGCTCGGCGGCGACTCGCTGCTGGCCGTGCGCCTGGTCTCCGTGCTCCGGCGCGAACTGGACGTGGAGGTCCCGGTCTCCGCGCTCTTCGCCCACCCGACCATCCGCTCGCTGGCCGCCCGGCTGCGGCGGAGCACGGCCGCCGGTGAGCGCGGTGACCGCCCGGCGGTGGTCCCGATCCGCATCGAAGGCACCGCCGTGCCACTGATCCTCGCCCACCCGGTCGGCGGTGACGTGTTGTGCTACGCGGAGTTGGGCCGCCGCCTCGGCGACGACCAGCCCGTGTACGCGCTCCAGTCGCCCGACCCCCGAGGGGACGCCCCCAGCTTCCAGGAACTGGTCGCCGGTTACGCCCGCGCCATCACCGAGGAGGTACCCGGGCGCCACTACCGCCTCGGCGGCTGGTCCATGGGCGGACTGCTCGCCATCGAACTGGCGCGCCAACTACGGTCGTTGGGCCGCACCGTGGACCGGGTCGTGGCCATCGACGTCACCGAGACACCACACGACCTGGAGCAGGCAGTGGTGAGCGACGACCACTTGCTGGCCTGGCTCGGACGCGACCTGGCCGGCCTGACCGGACAGCCATGGCCGGACACCGACACACCACCGTCACCCACGAGCGGTACGGCGGACGGCGGCTTCCCCTCGCTGACCGACCTGTTCACCACGCTGACCGCCCGCGGAATCCTGCCCGCCGACATCGACCTGCCGGCCTTCGAGGCGATCTACCAACGCTTCGCGTCGAACGCCCGGGCCCTGGCCGGATACCGCCCCCAGCCCTACCCCGGCGTCGTCCACTTCGTCCAGGCCGCCTCCGGCGGGGGCGCGGCCACGGCCGAGGGCTGGCGGTCGGTGTGCCACGGCGGCCTGACCACCACGGTGGTACCCGGTGACCACTACACCGTGCTGGGACCCGACCACCTCGACGCCGTCGTCTCCGAACTGCGGACGCAACTCACCCGGACACCGGACACCTACGGCGGCTGA
- a CDS encoding MFS transporter, translating to MASSAAAKPTRTRLAGVVAASLIGTTVEWYDYFLYGSAAALVFGRVFFPGSDPLTGTLLAFLTYAIGFVARPLGAVVFGHFGDRLGRKRLLVVSLLMMGGATALIGCVPGYATIGAAAPVVLTVLRLVQGFALGGEWGGAVLLVSEHGDARRRGFWASWPQGGAPAGNLLAVGVLSLMTTVLSEGAFDAWGWRIPFLLSGVLVGVGLWVRLSVDESPLFKQVLESAARRGAAEGQERRPLTAVLRHHWRDVLVAMGARIAENVSYYVITAFVLAYCVDHLKLGKQTALDAVLIGSAVQFCLIPLFGAVSDRVGRKPVYLVGAVGVGAWTWAFFALADTRSFPALVLAVTVGLVFHSAMYAPQAAFFAELFATRMRYSGASIGAQLSSVAAGAPAPLIATALLSSYGSATPVALYVTLTAVVTVAAVAVARETRGRDLAAVGEDGGAAAVSARVGVPGTPPAP from the coding sequence ATGGCCTCGTCCGCAGCAGCGAAACCCACCCGCACCCGACTCGCCGGAGTCGTCGCGGCGAGTCTGATCGGGACGACCGTGGAGTGGTACGACTACTTCCTGTACGGCTCTGCCGCGGCGTTGGTGTTCGGGAGGGTGTTCTTTCCGGGGTCGGATCCGTTGACGGGGACGTTGTTGGCGTTCTTGACGTATGCGATCGGGTTTGTGGCGCGGCCGTTGGGGGCGGTGGTTTTCGGGCATTTCGGGGACCGGTTGGGGCGGAAGAGGCTGTTGGTCGTCAGTTTGCTGATGATGGGCGGGGCGACGGCGTTGATCGGGTGCGTGCCGGGGTACGCGACGATCGGGGCGGCGGCGCCGGTCGTGTTGACCGTGTTGCGTCTGGTGCAGGGGTTCGCGCTGGGGGGTGAGTGGGGCGGGGCGGTGTTGTTGGTGTCGGAGCACGGGGACGCGCGGCGGCGTGGGTTCTGGGCGTCGTGGCCGCAGGGCGGGGCGCCGGCCGGGAATCTGCTCGCGGTGGGTGTGTTGTCGCTGATGACCACGGTGCTCAGTGAAGGCGCGTTCGACGCGTGGGGGTGGCGGATACCGTTCCTGCTCTCCGGGGTCCTGGTCGGGGTGGGGTTGTGGGTACGGCTGTCGGTGGACGAATCGCCGTTGTTCAAGCAGGTGTTGGAGAGCGCGGCACGGCGCGGGGCGGCCGAGGGCCAGGAGCGCCGACCGCTGACGGCGGTGCTGCGGCACCACTGGCGGGACGTCCTGGTGGCCATGGGTGCCCGCATCGCCGAGAACGTCTCGTACTACGTGATCACCGCCTTCGTACTCGCCTACTGCGTGGACCACCTCAAGCTCGGCAAGCAGACCGCGCTCGACGCCGTACTCATCGGCTCCGCGGTGCAGTTCTGCCTGATCCCGCTGTTCGGCGCGGTCTCCGACCGGGTGGGGCGCAAGCCCGTCTACCTGGTGGGCGCGGTCGGGGTGGGGGCGTGGACGTGGGCGTTCTTCGCGCTGGCCGACACCCGGTCGTTCCCGGCGCTGGTGCTGGCGGTCACCGTGGGACTGGTCTTCCACAGCGCGATGTACGCCCCGCAGGCGGCGTTCTTCGCCGAGCTGTTCGCCACCCGGATGCGTTACTCGGGCGCGTCGATCGGCGCGCAGCTCTCCTCCGTCGCCGCCGGTGCCCCGGCGCCGCTCATCGCCACCGCGCTGTTGTCGTCCTACGGTTCGGCCACCCCCGTCGCGCTGTACGTCACGCTGACCGCGGTGGTCACCGTGGCCGCCGTCGCCGTGGCCCGGGAGACCCGGGGACGCGACCTCGCCGCGGTGGGGGAGGACGGCGGGGCGGCGGCCGTGTCCGCGCGGGTAGGCGTTCCGGGGACGCCTCCGGCACCATGA